From Polaribacter butkevichii, a single genomic window includes:
- a CDS encoding mechanosensitive ion channel family protein: protein MDLLQKILEFELFNVANYSLKVSTLFMVLLIFIITKVILWLLKKSLFRNKGVNEFNEGNIYSLFQIIKYVVWVVAFGFILEAFGIKLTILIAGSAALLVGVGLGLQQTFNDIISGIILLSERSIRISDVLEIDGDIVKIQEIGLRTSKGLNTDDISIIIPNSLITTNKVINWSHQTHLNRFRIDIGVSYDSDVEFVIKILEESAKEHPEVDHQKIIEARLVSFGDSSLNFQVLFYSSTIFGSDRMKSDIRRVMRRKFIENNISIPFPQVDVHMKSN from the coding sequence ATGGATTTATTACAAAAAATATTAGAATTCGAGCTATTTAATGTTGCTAATTATAGCTTAAAGGTAAGTACCTTATTTATGGTACTGCTTATTTTTATCATCACTAAAGTTATTTTATGGTTGCTTAAAAAATCTTTATTTAGAAATAAAGGTGTTAACGAATTTAATGAAGGAAACATTTATTCCTTATTTCAGATTATAAAATACGTAGTTTGGGTAGTTGCTTTTGGATTTATATTAGAAGCATTTGGAATTAAATTAACCATATTAATTGCTGGTTCTGCAGCATTATTAGTAGGTGTTGGTTTGGGATTGCAACAAACTTTTAACGATATTATTTCGGGTATTATTTTACTTTCTGAAAGATCTATTAGAATTTCTGATGTTTTAGAAATAGATGGCGATATAGTAAAAATACAAGAAATTGGCCTACGTACTTCTAAAGGACTAAATACGGATGATATTTCTATTATCATTCCTAATTCTTTAATTACCACTAATAAAGTAATTAACTGGAGCCATCAAACACATTTAAATCGTTTTAGAATAGATATTGGTGTTTCTTATGATAGCGATGTTGAGTTTGTGATTAAAATTCTTGAAGAAAGTGCCAAAGAACATCCAGAAGTAGATCATCAAAAAATCATAGAAGCACGATTGGTTAGCTTTGGAGATTCTTCCTTAAATTTTCAGGTGTTATTTTATAGCAGTACTATTTTTGGTTCTGATAGAATGAAAAGTGATATCCGCAGGGTAATGCGTCGTAAATTTATAGAAAACAATATTTCCATTCCTTTTCCACAAGTGGATGTTCATATGAAATCGAACTAA